The Erythrobacter sp. JK5 genome includes a region encoding these proteins:
- a CDS encoding cupin domain-containing protein produces the protein MTAKRAPKEDLGEGISRQILGYGPDLMIVKVWFEEGAIGQVHDHRHSQSSYVESGRFEVLIDGEKRVLEAGDSFYVAPHLDHGAVCLQPGVLIDTFSPAREDFLGQEG, from the coding sequence GTGACCGCGAAGCGAGCGCCGAAAGAAGATCTGGGCGAGGGCATCAGCCGCCAAATCCTCGGTTACGGACCGGATCTGATGATCGTGAAGGTATGGTTCGAGGAAGGCGCGATCGGGCAGGTCCACGATCACCGTCACAGCCAGTCGAGCTATGTCGAAAGCGGCAGGTTCGAAGTCTTGATCGATGGCGAGAAACGCGTTCTCGAGGCCGGTGACAGCTTCTATGTCGCGCCGCATCTCGATCACGGCGCCGTGTGCCTTCAGCCCGGAGTGCTGATCGACACGTTCAGTCCGGCGCGCGAAGATTTCCTCGGGCAGGAGGGCTGA
- a CDS encoding MFS transporter gives MMKLNGLRWWVVGLVALATIINYIDRQTINVLWPENIAPELFPDMDADGHKYILGVISTVFIFAYAAGQAIFGKIFDWVGTRLGFVLSIGVWSLATAAHALAKGIISFSVFRAILGIAEAGNWPGATKANAEWFPTKERALAQGIFNSGAAIGGIISIPLIGYMAVILDWKLIFVLVGVIGLLWLVPWWFIVKAPPKEHDWLTDDEREYILTGQKVEDATSDDDDGYNPPTGELLARKESWGVIIASAAIDPIWWLFIVWIPTYLVEVHNFNVKEIAASGWLPFVGAMLGAWFGGLLAQNRLKAGWSVNRTRKFTITLGCLIMLPALLALSAASSPWPALWLMFTILFGFQTAIGNVQTLPSDLFGKRTVGTLSGIAGMAAKLSAAALTYLVPIMTAGANYYSVFVLGAVLALTAIASVWLLCGEIRPLKPKSASGHA, from the coding sequence ATGATGAAGCTGAACGGATTACGCTGGTGGGTTGTCGGGCTCGTCGCCCTTGCGACCATCATCAACTACATCGATCGCCAGACCATCAACGTCCTTTGGCCGGAGAACATTGCGCCCGAGCTGTTCCCCGACATGGATGCCGACGGGCACAAATACATCCTCGGGGTCATCAGCACCGTCTTCATTTTCGCCTACGCGGCGGGTCAGGCGATCTTCGGCAAGATCTTCGACTGGGTCGGAACGCGCCTGGGCTTTGTGCTGTCGATCGGGGTCTGGTCGCTGGCGACTGCGGCGCATGCGCTGGCGAAAGGCATTATCAGCTTCAGCGTGTTTCGTGCGATCCTCGGCATCGCGGAGGCGGGCAACTGGCCCGGCGCGACCAAGGCGAATGCCGAGTGGTTTCCGACCAAGGAACGCGCGCTCGCGCAGGGTATCTTCAATTCCGGCGCAGCGATCGGCGGGATCATTTCGATTCCGCTGATCGGCTACATGGCCGTCATCCTCGACTGGAAGCTGATCTTCGTGCTGGTCGGTGTGATCGGGCTGCTCTGGCTCGTCCCATGGTGGTTCATCGTCAAGGCTCCGCCCAAAGAGCACGACTGGCTGACCGATGACGAACGCGAATATATCCTGACCGGTCAGAAAGTCGAGGATGCCACCAGCGACGATGACGACGGGTACAACCCGCCGACCGGGGAACTGCTGGCGCGCAAGGAAAGCTGGGGCGTGATCATCGCCTCGGCCGCCATCGACCCGATCTGGTGGTTGTTCATCGTCTGGATTCCGACCTACCTGGTCGAGGTCCACAACTTCAACGTGAAGGAAATTGCGGCCTCGGGCTGGCTCCCGTTCGTCGGGGCGATGCTGGGCGCCTGGTTCGGCGGATTGCTGGCACAGAACCGGCTGAAGGCGGGGTGGAGCGTCAACCGTACGCGCAAGTTCACGATCACGCTGGGGTGCCTGATCATGCTGCCAGCGCTGCTGGCCCTGTCGGCGGCGTCTTCGCCCTGGCCTGCGCTGTGGCTGATGTTCACGATCCTGTTCGGGTTCCAGACCGCGATCGGCAACGTCCAGACGCTTCCGAGCGACCTGTTCGGCAAGCGGACCGTGGGCACCCTGTCGGGTATCGCCGGCATGGCGGCAAAGCTGAGCGCCGCAGCGCTTACCTATCTCGTTCCGATCATGACGGCCGGAGCGAATTACTACTCCGTCTTCGTTCTCGGCGCGGTTCTTGCGCTGACAGCAATCGCAAGTGTCTGGCTCCTCTGCGGGGAAATCAGGCCCTTGAAACCGAAATCGGCCTCTGGCCATGCATGA
- a CDS encoding polysaccharide lyase 6 family protein, with protein sequence MDEGIVGMLARVGLVLLAVWLGATPAIAEHYFVRTQGEYAAALQGVEAGDVIILANGEWRDFELVITGKGEPGKPITVISEDAGKVILTGQSSLRIGGEYVLVTGLVFKDGYSPRGEVISFRRTKDDQARNSRVTEVVIDNFSKPDRYESDYWVGIYGKNNRFDHNHLVGKTNKGVTLAVRLDSEESRENGHRIDHNYFGPRPVLGSNGGETLRIGTSRYSMYRSDTLVEDNIFDRTDGEVEIISSKSGGNIFRGNVFLRSRGTLTLRHGDDNVVERNVFLGGGKDFTGGIRVINRGQIVRGNYMEGLRGEAFSSALAVMNGVPNSPVNRYVEVDKARIENNSIVDSRRVAFNVGADEERSAPPINSTFANNLLSGLAGESFVEAYGEVSGIAFSANRVVQGSVADVLPGIEPAKTDLERAANGLLYPVDPALATVGAPRDLDPVSLDKVGVAWYPKPGDDIAFGSSGRVIAVAPGEDTLVDAVLSAGPGDVLLLQSGEYVANRAIPLDKALTLRGAFEEGSEPPTIVFTRPSLIELREGGNLQLADLIIDGALAPDSVGNSAIRTTTFPIKSNMRIELDGVTVRGLVVNRSFNVLTLGKSALADRVSIRNSRFHDITGAVVSAAAETEDFGQYNVEYLEIVENSFAAIGGPIADIYRGGRDESTFGPLVTIAGNRIADVGLATTNGSGASINLHGVQVARIERNEVAASAPFRVVHTVGTPQTVVKDNRFADTPSIVLEELEYDGVNRAELSGNTFADGTGN encoded by the coding sequence ATGGATGAGGGGATTGTCGGGATGCTGGCGCGGGTTGGCCTTGTGTTGCTGGCTGTATGGCTGGGTGCGACGCCCGCGATCGCCGAACATTATTTCGTACGCACGCAGGGCGAATATGCCGCCGCGCTCCAAGGGGTGGAGGCTGGCGACGTCATCATCCTTGCCAACGGCGAATGGCGCGATTTCGAACTCGTAATTACCGGCAAAGGCGAGCCCGGAAAACCAATTACGGTGATTTCGGAAGACGCCGGCAAGGTCATCCTGACCGGCCAGTCGAGCCTGCGCATCGGCGGTGAGTATGTTCTCGTGACCGGCCTCGTCTTCAAGGACGGTTACAGCCCGCGCGGCGAAGTCATTTCTTTCCGCCGCACAAAGGATGACCAGGCCAGGAATTCGCGCGTCACCGAAGTCGTGATCGACAATTTCAGCAAGCCCGATCGCTACGAAAGCGATTATTGGGTCGGTATCTACGGCAAGAACAATCGCTTCGATCACAATCACCTCGTCGGAAAGACCAACAAGGGCGTGACGCTGGCGGTGCGGCTCGACAGCGAGGAGAGCCGCGAGAACGGGCACCGCATCGATCACAATTATTTCGGCCCGCGTCCGGTGCTCGGCTCGAACGGCGGCGAAACGCTGCGGATCGGCACGAGCCGCTACTCGATGTATCGCTCCGATACGCTGGTGGAGGACAACATCTTCGATCGCACCGATGGCGAGGTCGAGATCATTTCCTCCAAGTCGGGCGGCAACATATTCCGCGGCAACGTCTTCCTGCGCTCGCGCGGGACACTGACCCTGCGGCATGGCGACGACAATGTCGTCGAGCGCAACGTCTTCCTGGGCGGGGGCAAGGATTTCACCGGCGGTATCCGCGTGATCAATCGCGGGCAGATCGTGCGCGGCAACTACATGGAGGGTCTTCGCGGTGAGGCATTCTCCAGCGCGCTGGCGGTGATGAACGGCGTGCCGAATTCGCCGGTCAACCGTTACGTCGAGGTCGACAAGGCGCGGATCGAGAACAACAGCATCGTCGACAGCCGCCGCGTGGCGTTCAATGTCGGTGCCGACGAGGAGCGTTCGGCGCCGCCGATCAACAGCACCTTTGCCAACAACCTGCTGAGCGGGCTGGCGGGCGAATCCTTCGTTGAAGCCTACGGCGAGGTGTCCGGTATCGCATTCAGCGCCAACCGCGTCGTGCAGGGTTCGGTCGCCGACGTCCTGCCGGGCATCGAGCCCGCCAAGACCGACCTGGAGCGCGCCGCCAACGGCCTGCTCTACCCGGTCGACCCCGCGCTCGCCACGGTCGGTGCGCCGCGCGATCTCGATCCGGTGTCGCTCGATAAGGTGGGGGTCGCCTGGTATCCCAAGCCGGGCGACGACATCGCGTTCGGTTCGTCGGGCAGGGTGATCGCAGTCGCTCCGGGCGAGGATACGCTGGTCGACGCCGTGTTGTCTGCCGGCCCGGGCGACGTGCTGCTTTTGCAGAGCGGCGAATATGTCGCGAACCGGGCGATCCCGCTCGACAAGGCTCTGACCTTGAGAGGCGCGTTCGAGGAAGGTAGCGAACCGCCGACGATCGTCTTCACCCGGCCGAGCCTGATCGAATTGCGCGAAGGCGGAAACCTCCAGCTCGCCGATCTGATTATCGACGGTGCGCTGGCTCCGGATTCGGTCGGCAATTCGGCGATCCGCACGACCACTTTTCCGATCAAGTCTAACATGCGGATCGAGCTGGACGGGGTCACGGTGCGCGGGCTGGTGGTCAACCGCTCGTTCAACGTTCTGACTCTCGGCAAAAGCGCGCTCGCAGACCGGGTCAGCATCCGCAACAGCCGCTTCCACGACATCACCGGCGCGGTCGTTTCGGCTGCGGCCGAGACCGAGGATTTCGGGCAGTACAATGTCGAGTATCTCGAAATCGTCGAAAATTCCTTCGCCGCGATCGGCGGACCGATTGCCGATATCTATCGCGGGGGTCGCGACGAGAGCACGTTCGGCCCGCTCGTGACGATCGCCGGGAACCGCATCGCCGATGTGGGCCTTGCCACGACCAACGGCTCCGGCGCGTCGATCAACCTTCATGGTGTTCAGGTGGCGCGGATCGAACGCAACGAAGTGGCGGCTTCGGCACCGTTCCGCGTGGTCCACACGGTGGGAACGCCGCAGACCGTCGTCAAGGACAACAGGTTTGCCGACACGCCGAGTATCGTTCTCGAAGAGCTCGAATACGATGGCGTCAACCGCGCCGAGCTTTCGGGCAATACCTTTGCCGACGGGACGGGCAATTGA
- a CDS encoding SDR family NAD(P)-dependent oxidoreductase, protein MKFAGKVAVVTGGSRDIGRAVCIKLASEGANVVVNYNSNEADADATIAEIETVGGKGIKVRADVTKAAEVEALIAATCDAFGGSIDILVNNAGGMVARKTLSEMDEAFFNRVMQLNLTSTFLACKAAVPFMDKGGAIVNLASLAGRDGGGGGAMAYATSKGAVMTLTRGLAKELGPQGIRVNALCPGMIATTFHDTFTPDAARENVANSTPLRRQGRAEEIADLVAYLASDEASFITGTNVDINGGLGFS, encoded by the coding sequence ATGAAGTTTGCAGGCAAGGTGGCAGTCGTAACCGGGGGCAGTCGCGATATCGGTAGAGCGGTATGCATCAAGCTCGCCAGCGAAGGCGCGAACGTGGTCGTGAACTACAACAGCAACGAGGCCGATGCGGATGCCACGATCGCGGAAATCGAAACGGTCGGCGGGAAGGGCATCAAGGTCCGGGCGGACGTGACCAAGGCTGCCGAAGTCGAGGCGTTGATCGCGGCGACCTGCGATGCGTTCGGCGGCTCGATCGACATTCTCGTCAACAATGCCGGCGGAATGGTTGCACGCAAGACGCTGAGCGAGATGGATGAAGCCTTTTTCAACCGCGTAATGCAGCTGAACCTGACTTCGACCTTCCTTGCTTGCAAGGCGGCGGTGCCGTTCATGGACAAGGGCGGGGCGATCGTGAACCTCGCATCGCTGGCCGGGCGCGACGGCGGTGGTGGCGGGGCCATGGCCTACGCCACATCCAAGGGCGCGGTGATGACGCTGACGCGCGGTCTGGCCAAGGAACTCGGCCCGCAGGGTATCCGGGTCAACGCGCTGTGTCCCGGCATGATCGCGACTACGTTCCACGATACGTTCACGCCCGACGCCGCGCGTGAGAATGTCGCCAACTCGACACCGCTGCGCCGCCAGGGCCGCGCGGAGGAGATCGCCGACCTGGTCGCCTATCTCGCTTCGGACGAGGCTTCGTTCATCACCGGCACAAATGTCGACATCAACGGCGGGCTCGGGTTCTCCTAA
- a CDS encoding sugar kinase has protein sequence MAEFLSFGEIMLRLKTPGHERFFQSPGFEATFGGGEANVAVALANYGLDAGFVSALPDNDIGDAAIRELRGFGVDTSMIRRSGDRVGIYFLETGANQRPSKVVYDRARSSICEAGPGDFDWATIFKGAKWLHITGITPALSQSAADLSVECVQAAQAAGVTVSCDFNYRGKLWKYGKTAPEVMQDLVKHVDVGIANEEDCQKSLDITVDVDVESGELDTAKYEALSAKVLDTYPGMNAIAITLRESFSADRNGWSACLRTADGGFMLSRRYEMTDIVDRVGGGDSFASALIYGLNAYDDHQQALEFAVAASCLKHSIMGDFNRVTVPEVEKLMSGDGSGRVQR, from the coding sequence ATGGCAGAGTTCCTTTCTTTCGGTGAGATCATGCTCCGGCTCAAGACGCCCGGGCATGAGCGGTTCTTTCAGTCGCCCGGTTTCGAAGCGACCTTTGGCGGCGGCGAAGCGAATGTCGCGGTAGCGCTGGCCAACTACGGGCTCGACGCGGGGTTCGTGAGCGCGCTCCCGGATAACGACATCGGCGATGCGGCGATCCGGGAACTGCGGGGCTTCGGGGTCGATACCTCGATGATCCGCCGGAGCGGCGACCGCGTGGGGATCTATTTCCTCGAAACCGGGGCCAACCAGCGTCCTTCGAAAGTGGTTTACGACCGGGCGCGCTCGTCGATCTGCGAGGCGGGGCCGGGCGATTTCGACTGGGCCACGATCTTCAAGGGTGCGAAGTGGCTGCACATCACCGGGATCACTCCGGCGCTGAGCCAGTCTGCGGCAGATCTCAGCGTTGAATGCGTGCAGGCAGCACAGGCGGCGGGAGTCACCGTGTCGTGCGATTTCAATTATCGCGGCAAGCTGTGGAAGTACGGCAAGACCGCGCCGGAAGTGATGCAGGATCTTGTCAAGCACGTCGATGTTGGCATCGCCAACGAGGAAGATTGCCAGAAATCGCTCGACATCACAGTCGATGTCGACGTCGAAAGCGGCGAGCTCGATACCGCGAAATACGAGGCGCTGTCGGCCAAGGTGCTCGACACCTATCCCGGCATGAACGCCATTGCGATCACTCTGCGCGAAAGCTTCAGCGCGGACCGCAACGGCTGGTCGGCGTGCCTGCGCACCGCTGACGGAGGATTCATGCTGTCACGCCGTTACGAGATGACCGACATCGTCGACCGGGTGGGCGGGGGCGATAGCTTCGCATCGGCGCTGATCTATGGCCTTAACGCCTATGACGATCACCAGCAGGCGCTCGAATTCGCGGTCGCGGCAAGCTGCCTCAAGCATTCGATCATGGGCGATTTCAACCGCGTCACGGTGCCCGAAGTCGAAAAGCTGATGAGCGGCGACGGCTCGGGCCGGGTACAGCGGTAG
- a CDS encoding alginate lyase family protein, whose translation MKRTALLAAAAALGALPLPAMAAAPQAVEAQQQFPPLFAAEIERAKEFVDGMIAEGVVVPVPKDPGGGYTHEQHKRNYRAIQLGGQLFRVTGEQRYADYVGQMLLEYAALYPTLGDHPARANQNVGRLFWQVLNDAMWLVHAVQGYADIRDTLSVEDRQRIDDDVFRRAADFLSVDSQRTFDRIHNHATWATAGVGMTGYLLGDQDMVDRALLGSDKSGETGFLRQTELLFSPDGYYTEGPYYQRFALLPFMVFADAIERNDPGRKIFEHRGGILLKALRTTVQLSYRGYFFPFNDAIRDKSLKTAELYEGIAIAYGQTRDPTLLSIAEYQDRTVLGANGLQVASDLAAGKAEPFPFRSLLLSDGPDGKQGAVAILRRGEGPNHTALVAKNSSQGMGHGHFDKLAWQLYDNGNEIVRDYGAARFLNIEAKEGGRYLPENTTWAKASVAHNTLVVDQRSHFDGDVDVASETWPEQLYFSDAEGLQVSSARIDSAYPGVVIRRTLIMPDVPGLEAPLVIDLVRADSADPHLYDLPLHYSGHIMEFDFAPQSHVANRPVLGEANGYQHIWVDAEASLDDGRGALTWILDGRFYTYRFDSNGPLTAILGESGANDPDFNLRREPLILLRAKRGNGAARFASLLEAHGSYDGAAEQTVASRSRVENLEHDVIDGSDIVRLTLKTGQRFAIAVSHDPDPARAHSVSLGGDRIAWTGFAAVVALAGGEKRK comes from the coding sequence TTGAAGCGCACGGCTCTCCTCGCTGCGGCGGCGGCGCTGGGTGCACTGCCGCTCCCGGCGATGGCAGCTGCACCGCAGGCTGTCGAAGCGCAGCAGCAATTTCCCCCGCTGTTTGCTGCCGAAATCGAGCGCGCGAAAGAATTCGTCGATGGCATGATCGCCGAAGGCGTGGTCGTGCCGGTGCCCAAGGATCCGGGCGGCGGTTACACACACGAACAGCACAAGCGCAATTATCGCGCGATTCAGCTCGGCGGGCAGCTTTTCCGGGTCACCGGTGAACAACGCTATGCCGATTACGTCGGGCAGATGCTGCTCGAATATGCGGCTCTCTATCCGACGCTTGGCGATCATCCGGCCCGCGCCAACCAGAATGTCGGTCGTCTGTTCTGGCAGGTGCTCAATGATGCGATGTGGCTGGTGCACGCGGTGCAGGGCTATGCCGACATTCGCGACACGCTGTCGGTGGAGGACCGACAGCGGATCGACGACGACGTCTTCCGCCGTGCCGCCGATTTCCTGTCGGTGGACTCGCAGCGCACCTTCGACCGGATTCACAATCACGCCACCTGGGCGACGGCGGGCGTCGGGATGACCGGCTATCTGCTGGGCGATCAGGACATGGTCGATCGCGCGCTGCTGGGTTCGGACAAGAGCGGGGAAACCGGATTCCTGCGCCAGACCGAGCTGCTGTTCTCGCCCGACGGGTACTATACCGAAGGGCCGTATTATCAGCGGTTCGCGCTGCTTCCGTTTATGGTGTTTGCCGATGCGATCGAGCGCAACGATCCCGGGCGCAAGATCTTCGAACATCGCGGCGGTATCCTGCTCAAGGCGCTGCGCACGACAGTGCAGCTCAGCTATCGCGGATATTTCTTCCCGTTCAACGATGCGATCAGGGACAAGAGCCTCAAGACTGCCGAGCTTTATGAAGGGATCGCGATCGCATACGGGCAAACGCGCGATCCCACGCTGCTTTCGATCGCGGAATACCAGGATCGCACGGTGCTGGGTGCGAACGGGCTGCAGGTTGCGAGCGACCTGGCGGCAGGCAAGGCGGAACCGTTCCCGTTCCGCTCCCTGCTGTTGAGCGACGGCCCCGATGGCAAGCAGGGCGCGGTCGCGATCCTGCGCCGCGGCGAGGGCCCAAACCACACCGCACTGGTCGCCAAGAACAGCTCGCAAGGCATGGGCCACGGACATTTCGATAAGCTTGCCTGGCAGCTTTACGATAACGGGAACGAGATCGTTCGCGATTACGGCGCCGCGCGGTTCCTCAATATCGAAGCCAAGGAAGGCGGTCGTTACCTGCCGGAAAACACGACCTGGGCGAAAGCCTCGGTCGCGCACAACACGCTGGTGGTCGATCAGCGCAGCCATTTCGACGGCGATGTCGACGTTGCGAGCGAGACCTGGCCGGAGCAGCTGTATTTCTCGGACGCCGAAGGGTTGCAGGTTTCCAGCGCACGGATCGACAGCGCCTATCCCGGGGTTGTGATCCGGCGCACGCTGATCATGCCGGACGTTCCCGGGCTCGAAGCGCCGCTGGTGATCGATCTCGTGCGCGCCGACAGCGCCGACCCGCATCTTTACGATCTGCCGCTGCACTATTCCGGGCACATCATGGAATTCGACTTTGCGCCCCAGAGCCACGTTGCCAACCGGCCCGTGCTGGGCGAGGCGAACGGCTATCAGCATATCTGGGTCGACGCCGAGGCCAGCCTCGACGATGGCAGGGGCGCGCTGACGTGGATCCTTGACGGCCGGTTCTACACCTACCGTTTCGACAGCAACGGTCCGTTGACGGCGATCCTCGGTGAAAGCGGCGCAAACGATCCCGATTTCAACCTGCGCCGCGAGCCGCTGATCCTGCTTCGCGCAAAGCGCGGGAATGGCGCTGCGCGCTTCGCGAGCCTGCTCGAGGCGCATGGCAGCTATGATGGGGCGGCCGAACAGACAGTGGCCAGCCGCAGCCGCGTGGAAAATCTTGAACACGACGTGATCGACGGCAGCGATATCGTACGTCTGACCCTGAAAACGGGGCAGCGCTTTGCGATCGCCGTATCGCACGATCCCGATCCGGCACGAGCCCATTCGGTGTCGCTCGGAGGAGACCGCATCGCCTGGACGGGATTTGCAGCAGTGGTCGCGCTGGCAGGAGGGGAGAAACGAAAATGA
- a CDS encoding FadR/GntR family transcriptional regulator, translated as MSGKRLFQSVAEQITDLIDSGAFPPGTRLPGERELAERLGVSRVTIREAEIALQAIGRLEIKTGSGVYVSEEAPPSSAALPEASAFEVTEARLLVESESAALAAYHISDEQIAILAELVEQMGTDDEERANQADEEFHRTIAEATNNAAILHSIKSLWRMREEIAGVKGTYDAVCVHDPKSRIEEHRTIFEALKSRDPAAARVAMRKHFTRLLETMLETTERMALEEVQQQASQSRKRFLTAAKIG; from the coding sequence ATGAGCGGTAAACGACTATTCCAATCGGTGGCGGAACAGATCACCGACCTCATAGATTCGGGCGCATTCCCGCCCGGCACCCGGCTGCCCGGCGAGCGCGAACTGGCCGAACGCCTGGGGGTCAGCCGGGTCACGATCCGTGAAGCCGAAATCGCTCTGCAGGCGATCGGGCGGCTCGAGATCAAGACCGGCTCGGGGGTCTATGTCAGCGAAGAGGCCCCTCCGAGCAGCGCCGCGCTGCCCGAAGCCAGCGCATTCGAAGTTACCGAGGCGCGGCTGCTGGTCGAATCCGAATCCGCTGCGCTCGCCGCCTATCATATTTCCGACGAGCAAATCGCCATACTCGCCGAACTGGTCGAGCAGATGGGCACCGATGACGAGGAACGCGCCAACCAGGCGGACGAGGAATTCCACCGCACGATCGCGGAAGCGACCAACAATGCAGCGATCCTCCACAGCATCAAGTCGCTGTGGCGCATGCGCGAAGAGATCGCCGGAGTGAAAGGCACCTACGATGCGGTTTGCGTGCACGATCCGAAGTCCCGGATCGAGGAGCATCGCACCATCTTCGAAGCCCTGAAGTCGCGGGATCCGGCGGCCGCGCGCGTGGCGATGCGCAAGCATTTCACACGCTTGCTCGAGACGATGCTGGAAACGACCGAGCGGATGGCTCTCGAAGAGGTGCAGCAGCAGGCTTCGCAGAGCCGGAAGCGCTTCCTCACCGCCGCCAAGATTGGTTAG